The genomic segment CGCCTGACCTTCCTGTCTCCGAGCGATTTCCAGCTTGCGGATCCGGTTGCGGTCTTTTTCGCGAATGATAAACGCCAAATTTTCCTCCTCGTAAATCCAGGGTACGTTCTTGGGCAGATCGGGCTGCATCGCGAACAGCCAGCCGCCGATCGTATTCACCTCGTCGCTCGGCAGTTGCACCTCGAACAGGCGGCCGACTTCGTCGACGAGCGTCTTGCCGTCCACCACGTACTTGTCCTCGCCGATCTCCTCGATCGGCTGAATCTCGTCCTCGTCGAATTCGTCGCGGATCTCGCCGACGATCTCCTCGAGAATGTCCTCGATCGTCACCAAGCCCGCCGTACCGCCGTACTCGTCATGCAGCAGCGCGATATGCTTGCGCTCGGCCTGCATGCGGATCAGCAAATCCTTGACGGGCATCGCATCGGGCACGGACAGCACCGGCTGCAGCAGGGCACCAAAGTCAAACTCCGGATTGTTGTCGTAGTTCAAGAAAAACTGCTTCGTGTTCACGAAGCCGATAATATCGTCCTTGCTCTCGCCCGCGACCATGAAACGCGTATACTGCTCGCGCTTGATCGTCGCCAGATTGTCGGCGAGCGATTTGCCTCTGTACAAGCACACCATGTCGGTCCGCGGAATCATAATGTCCCTGGCCAGCAGTCTGTCGAACTGGAATATCCGGTTCACGTAGCCGAACTCTTCTTCATTGATCTTGCCGCTCTCATAGCTCTCTGACAGGATCAGCCGAATCTCTTCTTCGGAGTGAGCCTCCTCGTGCTCGCTGGCCGGCTTCATGCCGAACATTCGGATGAGGCCGTTGGCGGAGCCGTTAAGCGCCCAGATAAACGGGTACATCACCTTGTAAAACCAGACGATAACCGGCGCGACGAGCAGCGAGATCGCCTCCGCCTTTTGGATGGCCAGCGTCTTCGGCGCCAACTCGCCGAGCACGACGTGCAAGTAGGTGATGAGCGCGAATGCAATAATGAAGGACAATACATGCGACACGCTCTCCCCGATATGAAGGGAGTGGAACAACGGCTCGAGCAGTTTCTCTACCGTCGGTTCCCCCAGCCAGCCGAGACCCAGCGCGGTGATCGTAATCCCGAGCTGACAGGCGGACAGGTAGCCGTCGAGGTTGGCGATCACCCGCTGAACGGCAACGGCATTTTTTCTTTTTTCCATGACCAGTTGGTCGACGCGGCTTGAACGGATACGAATAATCGCGAATTCGGTAGCGACGAAGAAGGCAGTAAGCAGAATGAGCAACGCAACCCACACCAAGTTAAGCCCTAGCATTCGCAGTCACCCCCTTCAATCGCCTTGCGGGCGATGGCTGCTGTGCGATAGACTAGCGGTCGTAAGCTGCGTAAATCAGATTCTGTGTCCACGTACGATTGTCTCCTCCTGCTCCAAATGGATTGTCCAAAATTGATCTAGTTCATACATACGCAAGAAATAACGATTTAGATTCAAAAAAATCCGATTTTTATCCCATACCCGCTTCTATTAAACTTCAAACATGCATTTAGGCGTCTATTTCCATTGACAACAAGGCCGGCGCTTGCTAATATTTGAAAACAAATTATTCCTACATATTTTATCAGATTATAAAAGCGAAGGAGACTTTTCATGAAAACAATCGCTATTGATTCGCGCAAACTTCTCGTATCGGCTCTCATTGCCGCTACTCTCGCCGGCGGTTCGCAAGCATTCGCCGCCACCCCGGCCAGCACGACTGTCCAAGGGCACGAGGTACAAGCCTCCGAGTATGCTTCGTTTCTGAAGGATAAATATTCGATCGCGCTGACGGCTGGCCTGACCAAAGGCGAATTCCTGTCCGCATTTGCCGAGGCCCTGAAGGCGCAGCCCGCCGAAAAGCCTCACACCTTTACGGATCTCGCCGCCTCCGACCCGCTTTATCAGGATGCCGCAGCGCTGTATGCCCTTGGCGTCATTACTGCCGATACCGTATCGGCAGGCCAACGCCTCTCCGCGATCAATGCGGTTCAAATCGCTGTCAAGGCAGCCGGTCTCAAGGAGCTCGCCTACACGTATCCTTCTTCCAAGACGGCAGCCGCGCTGGCCAAGGTCAAGCTGAAGCCGGAATGGCTCGGCACAACAGCCGCGCAGGAGGTGGCCGCCGCGATCGACACAGGCCTTCTGCCTTCCTCCTATTTTAAGGAGATTAAGCTTAAAGGCAGCGCATCGCGCGAACTCGCGGAGGTACTGATCGGCCAGACGATTACCGTCCAAGGATTGTACAAGCATTATCTCGGTTACGCCTCCGACGCCGACATCTATGCCAAGCTTCAGGATGCGTTCGCACAATCGGACATCATACAGTCGCCTGAACTGCAAGCGGTCGTAGACGCCGCATTGGAGCGCAATATCGTCACCGGCTACAACCTCAAAGACAGCCGGTACGAAGCCAACTTCGTCGACGGTTTGTCGCTCATTTACGGCCACTCCGATCTGAGGCATGCCCTTCAGCTGATCGGACTGCTGCGCAGCGAAGGCATCGACGCCAAAGTGCAATTCGAGCCCAAAACGTCCGCCTTTATCTACTTAAAGGAATGGGGCGAGCCCGGCGTATCCGACCTCTACACGGTCAAGCAGATCGCGAACGGCAATTATATCGAATACGCCAAGGAATACGACATTGCGTTCGAATTCGCGAACGCGGCCGACAAGCAGCGGTTCGACGGCATCGTCGCGGCTTATGCGAAGAAAAACGAAGACGGCCAAAAGGGCCTCCTGTACGGCTCGTGGTGGCAGCCGCTTTACTATTCGCTGACCGAGCTGCCCGGCTACAAGAAAATTACGAACAACAAGATCGAACACGGCCATTATTATGCGCAATCGTTCTCGCTTCAAAGCAGCTCGCAAGCCGTGGCCGCAGGTTTCCGCGAGATCGATCCGGCCGTGTCGGTAATCAGCTACGATTTTTGGACGGACGTGCCTTTCTTTAACTATTTGAACGGCGAATCCAAATAAATCGCGCGACCGATTATTTTGTTCACCGGAGGACCGCCGCAAGGCGGTCCTTTTCGCTTGCGCGAAATTGATCCGAAAATCCATTTGCGGGTAGTATATGTAAGGAAACATTTCAACCGATATCGCGCGCGGAGGTTATTTGAATGGAAGTCTTCGAGATTATTTTATTTATGCTCGCGATAATCGCCCTGTCCAACATCGTCAACCGGCTCTTGCCCGCCGTCCCCCTGCCGCTTGTGCAGATCGCGCTCGGCATGACGCTTGCGGTTCTGCCGATCGGTCATCATTTGAAGCTGAATCCGGAGCTGTTTTTTGTGTTGTTCATCGCCCCGCTGCTGTTCAACGACGGCCAGCGCACGCCCCGTGACGAGCTTTGGGAGCTGCGCGTACCCATCCTGCTTATGGCGCTCGGGCTCGTGTTCGCCACGACCGTCGGTGTCGGCTATATCATCCATGCGATGATCCCTTCGATCCCTCTTCCTGCCGCATTCGGTCTTGCCGCGATCCTGTCGCCGACGGATGCAGTCGCGGTAACTTCGATGGCCGGACGCGTATCGCTGCCGAAGCGGATCCTGCGGCTGCTCGAGGGCGAAGCGCTCATGAACGACGCATCGGGTCTTGTGGCTTTCAAATTTGCGATCGCCGCCGCGGTTACCGGTTCCTTCTCGCTTATCAACGCCACCGGCAGCTTCCTCCTGATCTCGCTGGGGGGAATACTATGCGGGACGATTGTCGCGGCGCTGCTGATCCGGCTGAGACTGTTTTTGAGACGTTGGGGCATGGAGGACGTCACCGTACATATGCTCATTCTGATCTTGACGCCCTTCCTCATCTTCCTCGCGGCGGAGGAGCTCGGTTTGTCCGGCATTCTCGCCGTCGTCGCCGGAGGCGTCGTCCACGCCGTCGAAAAGGACCGCATGGAATCCCGCATGGTCAAGCTGCAGATCGTATCGAAAAGCACTTGGTCCGTCATTTTATACGTTTTAAACGGACTCGTATTCCTGCTGCTCGGTCTGCAGGTGCCTGACGTCGTCAACGTCATCTTTTTCGAAAATCCGATCAACAACGGTATCGTGATCGGCTATATCGCCGTCATTTTCGTTTCGCTCATCGTCATTCGTTTTTTGTGGGTGTATCTGTTCTGGGAAAATCGATTCTCTCGAAATAACGGCCGATCGATGCGCGAAGGCCTCGGCATGTCGATGCTGACCTCGCTGTCAGGCGTTAGAGGCGCCGTCACGCTGGCGGGCGCCTTCTCGATCCCCCTCGTGCTCGATAACGGCGATGCGTTCCCGCAGCGCGATCTTATTTTGTTCCTGGCTGCCGGCGTGATTCTCATCAGTCTCATCGTGGCCAGCGTCTGCCTGCCGTTGCTCACTCGGAGCGAGGACGCCGGTCCGACCGATGAAGAGGAAAAGCTCAATGCGGCGCGCATCGCCACGATCAAGGCGGCGCTGCGGTTCCTCGCTGAATCGATGAACGAAGACAACCGCCATGCGTCCCATGCCGTCATCGCCCAGTACGAGGCCAGAATGCGACGTTTGTCCTTGCACGAAGAAGAACAAGCGGAGGGCATCGAGCTCGCCGTCGGTGAAAACGAGGCCCGCTTGATCGGACTTCAGGCAGAACGCAAAGAAATCGCGCGTATGTTCAAAGCCGGCGAGATTCCCGATTATGTGGCTAACCGGTTCAACGATTCGTTCGCGTCGCTCGAGGAGGCGCTCTCGCGTCGCTCCAGAATGCGTATCCTATTGCTGTCGCGAGGGCTTAGAAAGCTGGGGGCGGCGATTATCAAGCCGAAGGAACTAGAGCCCAGGCTGGACAAGAGCATCATCCGCAAAACGAAGCTGAAAACGTGTCAGGCCGCGATCGGCGCGATCCGCGCGCAAATGAAGAAGGAAAACCGCAAGGCTTCGCTAAACGTCATCGGCCAATATAGAGAGATCATTCGCGCGATCTCGCGGAAAAACGAAGATCCGGAAGACGAGCTGCTGCAGCGCAAGTTGCGCCAGGAAATCCAGCTGCGGGCGTATCAGGTGGAACGCGACGAAATTCAAGCGATGTACGAGCGAGGCGAAATCAAGCGGGACATGGCCAATGCGCTGCGAAAGACGATCAGTTATTCGGAAGCCAGCATCCTGGAAGGAGAGCTGGCTTAAGCCTGCTCTCCTTCGTCGATAATGGCGATCGTACCGGCGCCGGCGCCAGGACGGTTATCGGTCGCGCTTGCCGCGCCGCAGCAGGAGAACGGCCAAGCCGGCGCCGAGCAAGACGCCCGCGCAAAGCGCGTAGCTCCGAATGGTGTTCTTTGGAGACTCGGAGGCATCATGCCCTGTTGAATCCCCCTTCTCGCCTTGCTGGCGGGAAAAGGCGGATATGGCGACTTCTTTTTTGACCGGCGACAGCTTGCCCGAGAAGTAGGTTCCTCGTTCGCTCTCATACATAACATCTCCGCTCGGATAAACCCTAACGACCGGCGACGCGTTTTTCGGATAAAGGCCCCATATCGCTTCGTCCGCGACCCATTCGCTTGAAAACCCGGCCTCGGTATGCAGATCATAGCGCTCACCCTTGGCAAAAAGCAGCCGCACGCCGAAGTTGGCGAAGCCGTAATCGAGCATCTCGGCCATGTCCGCATAAGCGATATTCTTGGACCCCGCCTTCAGCACGACGCCGATGAGCGACATGCCGTCCCGCTCGGCGGCTCCGACTAGCGTGTTGCCGGATGCGATCGTATATCCGTTCTTAATGCCGGTCGCACCCGGATAATCGGTCAGCATTTTGTTATGGTTCTCGAGCGTAGTCGTCCATTCGAGCCCCGTCCAAGGAAGCTTGCGCGTCGATACGATCTGCCGGAACGTCTCGTTGTCCATCGCGTAACGAGCCAGCATCGCCATATCGGAGGCTGTCGTATATTGATCCGGATCGGGGAGTCCGGACGGATTGACGAAGTTGGAATCGTCAGCGCCGATCGTATCCCGCATAAAGGCATTCATCCGCGCCGCGAATTTTTCCTTCGTACCGTCGATCTGCTCGGCGATCGCGGTCGCCGCGTCGTTGCCCGAATTAAGCATCATGCCATACAACAGCTTCTCCATCGTGACCTGCTCGCCCTCGGCGAGATAAACGCGGGTGCCGTCCTCGCCGCGCGCGGTTTTGGACACCGTCGCGATATCGTCGAGAGACGAATGCTCCAGGGCGACGATGGCAGTCGCGATTTTCGTGATACTGGCCGGATACAGCCGCTCATCGCCGTTTTTAACGTAAAGAACGTTCCCCGTATGCTGCTCGATGAGCATCGCGGCTTCGCTCTGCGCCTCGGGCGGCGCCGAAGGATCGGCAGGGCCGGCTGCAGCCGCAGAGCTTGCAAATATCAAAGAAACGACCGTCGCGGCGATCCAGGTCCAACCTATCCGCCGCCTGCTCTGCTGCCCCATTAAGCGTACCCCCGTTGCCGTGTTCGACCGCCGATTGCTTCAAGCGGATATCCGCATTGCCGATTTTCATTCCCGGCCGCTTCGATTCATATTTAATTGTGCAGCGGTTGCCTTATGTACGTTTTATTTTCTGCGCCGCTTGTAAATGGAGACGACGATCAGCACGGTAAGAATCAGTCCGATGCCGAAAACGACGGTTGCGGACATGGAAAATCCGGCTGCGCCCGCCTCCCCCGCTTCTCCCGCTTTTTCCTCGATGATCTGTCTGGCGCCCGAAGGCCATTCGATCGTTCCGTTCACGCAAAATCTCCTCTCAACGAAAAAATACATATGCATGGCTGCAACAAGAAAGCGCCCTCTTCGCTAATCGAAGGGGGCGCCGGCTTGGCATGCCGCCGAATCAATCGAGCCCGTGCTCTTCGCGGATGCGGTACAAACCTTGAATCAACAGATCGGCCGGGTCGCGGTTAAGCAGATAGTGCGCCATCAAAAAATGCAGCGGCATCGCGCACACGTTGTTCCCTTCCGTAATCGACGGAAAGCCGGCCTCCACGACAGGCCCGTGCTCCTCGTGAAGCTCGAGATCCGCATGCACCGGCTCCGGCGCGAACTCTTCGCGAACCGACTTAACGCAATGCGGTACGATGACCTTGTCGATCAACGCCTTCGCCTCATCCTCGGACTGGGGCGGCATCGGCAGCAGCCTGCCCTCAGGAGACTTCATCAAATCGACGTAAAAGGATGACAGCCACTGCGAAGGATCCTGCTTCGTCTGGAAGCCCGCGATCATCTCGCGCAGGAAAAATCCGCTGACGTAAGGCTTGCCGTCGGGCGACTTCACCATATAAGTAAAGATCGGACCGTATGCCTCGTGGTTCATCACCTGGCCTTCGACCTGCTGCTCGCCGAACTCCATTTTCAAGGCCGTCATGCCGTTGTAGTGTACGGCCGCGATCAGCTCCTGCGCCTTTTCGGCTTCGGTCTTGTCCGCTCCAGCCGCCTGCGCGTCCGGGTTATGCTGCTCTTCTTTAAGATCGTTGTCGGTTGTCATCTTCTTCATCTCCTTGCCTTGCTTCCATGATAGCATCCCGCGCCCATAAGTGAAAGCGCTCTTCGTCAGAAATTCCGATAGACGTAAGGATCGTCGGGCTTGTCGATGCGCGCCCATTCCTTGACTTTAAGCACCGGAATCATTTGCTTGAATGGCTGATAGTATTCGCGCGTCAGCTTGCCGGTAACGCGCAGCCAGTCGTCGTCCGACAGCTTCGTGCCGGCCGGCATCTGGACGAGCATGCCGAACACGCCGGAATCGGCGACGCAATGAATGAAACCGAAGCGAAATACGAAATAGGACGAGGCGCCGACTTCATCCCCTTTGTAGGCGAAGCCGTCGAACGTAATCGTCTTGTCCGCGAATTCGTCCGCGTAATTGTACAGAACCTCCATGCCCTTCAAATAGTTCGTATCGTTCAATTCGACGGAGGACTGGGCCGCAAAGTCGGCCATGTCCTTCTGTTTGACCTTGTCGTAATTTTCGGTGCTGTAGAACACGCTTGTGTCCGGCCGTAAAAACTGATGATAGCCGGCGTCCTTGCGGCGCTGATCAAGCTCGGGAAAGGAGAAACCCTTCGCTTTGACGAAGCTTGAATCCAGCGTCGCGACCGGCAGGAAGATGCCGGTGAAAATCGGTACGGCAAGCACGAGATAGGTGAAGCCGCGCCGCCACTTCGTGCGGCCTACATGCGAGTGGCCCGAATGCCCGTCATGATCGTGGTGATCGTAATCATGGTGATCGTGATGGTGATCGTGATTGTGGTGATCGTGATTGTGGTGATCGTGATCGTAATCGTGATCGTGGCTATGGTCGTGCTCAGCCAATGCCGTCTTCGCCGCAGCTTCCTCGGATTTCCTTTCCGCGCGGTACACCTTGACGAATTGATACAGGCTGAGCAGCGCCAGCAGCACGATCGCGCTGACGGACAGGTAGGCATATTTCATATTGATGTACTTGTCGAGATCGCCTGTCCGATGGAGCAGCAGAAACATGAACGCCAGGCCGAAAAGAATAGCGAAACGGATCATCCGAACAACCTCCCTACGATCAGAGAACCGGCTACGGTGAATACCGCCACGAGCGCGATCAACGCGACGACGAACCGCGTGCGAAAGGCGCTGAGCAGCATCAGCGTATTCTTGATGTCGATCATTGGCCCGAATACCATGAAGGCGGACAGCGATCCGACCGTAAAGCTGCTGCGGAACGACGAGGCGATGAACGCATCCGCCTCCGAGCAGACCGACATGACGAATGCGAGCACGATCATGACGAGCGATGCCTTGAGCGGATCGCTGCCCAGCTCCAGCAGGTACGACGTCGGGATGTACGTCTGCATCGCCGCGGCCAGAAAAGCGCCGATGACCAAGTACTTGCCGACATCGAAAAATTCGTCGATGCCGTGCGATACGACCGAGGACAGCCTGGCCCGGGTCGATGGCTTGGCGACCGCCCTGATCGAAGGCTCAAGCGCGGCTGCGACGGGCGCGACGACGTCGCCGGAAGTCTCCGAGGCCTGGCGCAGCTGCGAGCCGCGGAAGATCAGCGCGACGGCGAGCGACACGCAGAAGGCAACGGCGATTGCCAGACCCGCGCGGATGCCGACCATCCGCCAGTCGTTGCCGAAGGCGATAAAGGTCGCGAACAGGACGATCGGATTGATGATCGGCCCGGACAGCATGAAGGCGACGCCGGCGTTCAGCGGCATCCCTTTCAAGACGAGCCTGCGGGTGACCGGGACGATCCCGCATTCGCAGGAAGGGAACAGCAGGCCGATGCCGCATCCGAAGCATGTCCGCAGAAAGACGTTGCGCGGCATGATTTTTGCGATCCAGGCCTCCGTCACGAATGTCTGAATGACGCCGGACACGAGCACGCCGATCAGCACGAACGGTATCGCTTCCATGATCATGCTGATGAAGATCGTATTCAATTGCAAAAAAGAAGTCACTTGAGATCACTTCCGCTGAAAAAAGTATGAAGCCGATTCTTTTATTATGGATATTCTGCTTAAAATAGCAAACGGCGCCGGGCGCCTAATCAAGCAAGCCATAGCCCGTAGGCTGGCCATAACTTCCAGTTGCGAACGTTTCGATAGCCATTTAAAATATGTAATTTATGCTTCACCGCCGAAAGGAACGTGCTTCTTTGAACCCCATCTCTCAAAAGCCGCCCGTCGCGCCTGCCATTCCGCTGCTCGTCGGCATGATCGCTATCTCGTTCGCGCCGATCCTCGTCCGCTATTCGGACGCTCCAGTCGCCGTGCAGGGCATGTGGCGCATGCTGTTCACGCTCGTTCTCATGCTTCCCTTTGCCGGAGGGAAGCAGCTTCGCGCGCTGCGGGCGATAAAGCCGGCCGACTGGGGGCTTCTACTTGCGGCAGGCTTCTTTCTTGCCCTCCATTTCCTGCTCTGGATGGCATCTCTTAGCTACACGTCCATCGCAAGCTCCACGTTGATTCTGTCGCTCGAACCCGTATTCGTCATGATCGGCGCCTATTTCCTGTTCGGGGACCGCCTCTCGCGAAAAGCGCTTGCCGGTCTGGTCGCCGCGCTGATCGGAATCGCGATCGTCGGCGCAGGCGATTCGAGCCTGTCCGGCGACGCGCTGAAGGGCGATCTGCTTTCGTTGCTCGGCACGGTCGCGGTGGCCGTCAACATGCTGCTCGCCAAACGAATTCTGGAACGCGTGCCTTCCTTCCTTTACAGCCTGGTCGTATTTGCCGTTACTGCTTTTTGCTTCTATCTTTATAATGTCGGGACGGGCGCGGATATGGCCGGGTATCCCTCGCGGGAATGGCTCGTCTTCGCGGGACTGGCGATCGTGCCTACCGTATTCGGCCATTTGATCTTCAACTGGCTCCTGCACTACGTCAAACCTGCGACGATCTCCATGAGCGTGCTCGCAGAACCCGTCGGCGCGAGCATTCTGGGTTTGATATTGTTCGGGGAAGCGATCGGCAACTGGCAGTTGATCGGCGGCGCGTTCGTCATCGCAGGCCTCACGCTGTATATGCGTTCCGAGGCGGAGGCGTACGATCTTCCGGCAGAACAAGCTTCATGACCGAACCGTCAAAAAAGGCCACCTGCAAGGTGGCCCTCATTCATTTGAAAAACCGTTCGCGTACGCAGTCGGTCATCCACTGGTTCACTTCCCACAGGTCCGCGACAGGCGCATTCGTAAACGGCAGCGTATGCATGTAGCCCGGAGGCCCGAACTCCGCCGTAAAAGTTGCCTGCAGCACGCCGTTTAGACGCTTCGCTTCGAATATCCGTTCCCACCATCCAAGATAGATCTCAAGCTCCGTACGATATTCCGGCGCCGACGGATGCGGCACCTGCGGCCCTTCCGGATATCCGATCCGTCCGTGAATATGAAGCGTGCGTTCGATCGCTAGCGCCAAATGCTCCTCCTGATCCGCGAGATGAGATTCGCATACGTTCATCCAGTGGCTGAAATCCGCCGTAATGCGGAGCTCCGGAAATTTGCGCAACAGTCTCGCCGTCGTCCAGGGCGTGAACATCGCTCTCTGCCGGTGGGTCTCGTGACCGATCGGGATGGCTATACGCGCCTCCGTCTCGAGCGCCGCTTCGAAAAACCGGTCCTGCTCGGCTTCCGTCATGCTGTCGCGGGCGCTGTGCGAGACGATAAGCAGCGGCTTGAAGGAAGCGGCATACGCCGCTTGCTCCGAGAAGCTGCCGATATGATCCCCGCTCGAAAAAACTTGGGCGATGTACGCGAGGCCGTGCTGCTCAAGCAAAGCGCCGAACGCCTCCGCCTGCTCAGGCGAAGGCGGCGGTGTCTCGATCCCCGTGTAGCCCGCCTCGGCAGCCCGCTTCACTTGTTCGGCGAGCGTGCCGTCCAGCCCCCAAAACGATTTAAAAAATTGAAGCTGCATTCCATTCATCCTCTCCTGAACGATCCCTATTCGTCTTTGCGTTCGCCGACCGGCATCATCATGCCGTCGGGCATTCCCATCATGCGCACGCCGCCGCTTTCTTCTCCCGTTTCCGCCAGATATACTTCCGTTCCAAACGCTGGCGACGCATAAGGCTGATGCGTGGCGCCGCGGGCCAGAATCTGCTTGCTGTTCCCGGCGTCCCCTTCAAACCCGTCGTGATCCCAGGGCACCCACGATCTCGCATTGCAATAATGGCATACGTAAGATCGGCGGAACCGGTCATCCGTCTTGTTCGGATACGATCGGTGGAACAGATGCGAATCGAAAAACAGAACGTCTCCCGGCTCCAGTACGA from the Cohnella hashimotonis genome contains:
- a CDS encoding TIGR03943 family putative permease subunit, whose translation is MIRFAILFGLAFMFLLLHRTGDLDKYINMKYAYLSVSAIVLLALLSLYQFVKVYRAERKSEEAAAKTALAEHDHSHDHDYDHDHHNHDHHNHDHHHDHHDYDHHDHDGHSGHSHVGRTKWRRGFTYLVLAVPIFTGIFLPVATLDSSFVKAKGFSFPELDQRRKDAGYHQFLRPDTSVFYSTENYDKVKQKDMADFAAQSSVELNDTNYLKGMEVLYNYADEFADKTITFDGFAYKGDEVGASSYFVFRFGFIHCVADSGVFGMLVQMPAGTKLSDDDWLRVTGKLTREYYQPFKQMIPVLKVKEWARIDKPDDPYVYRNF
- a CDS encoding D-alanyl-D-alanine carboxypeptidase family protein: MGQQSRRRIGWTWIAATVVSLIFASSAAAAGPADPSAPPEAQSEAAMLIEQHTGNVLYVKNGDERLYPASITKIATAIVALEHSSLDDIATVSKTARGEDGTRVYLAEGEQVTMEKLLYGMMLNSGNDAATAIAEQIDGTKEKFAARMNAFMRDTIGADDSNFVNPSGLPDPDQYTTASDMAMLARYAMDNETFRQIVSTRKLPWTGLEWTTTLENHNKMLTDYPGATGIKNGYTIASGNTLVGAAERDGMSLIGVVLKAGSKNIAYADMAEMLDYGFANFGVRLLFAKGERYDLHTEAGFSSEWVADEAIWGLYPKNASPVVRVYPSGDVMYESERGTYFSGKLSPVKKEVAISAFSRQQGEKGDSTGHDASESPKNTIRSYALCAGVLLGAGLAVLLLRRGKRDR
- a CDS encoding hemolysin family protein — protein: MLGLNLVWVALLILLTAFFVATEFAIIRIRSSRVDQLVMEKRKNAVAVQRVIANLDGYLSACQLGITITALGLGWLGEPTVEKLLEPLFHSLHIGESVSHVLSFIIAFALITYLHVVLGELAPKTLAIQKAEAISLLVAPVIVWFYKVMYPFIWALNGSANGLIRMFGMKPASEHEEAHSEEEIRLILSESYESGKINEEEFGYVNRIFQFDRLLARDIMIPRTDMVCLYRGKSLADNLATIKREQYTRFMVAGESKDDIIGFVNTKQFFLNYDNNPEFDFGALLQPVLSVPDAMPVKDLLIRMQAERKHIALLHDEYGGTAGLVTIEDILEEIVGEIRDEFDEDEIQPIEEIGEDKYVVDGKTLVDEVGRLFEVQLPSDEVNTIGGWLFAMQPDLPKNVPWIYEEENLAFIIREKDRNRIRKLEIARRQEGQARLTLVEG
- a CDS encoding sugar phosphate isomerase/epimerase family protein, encoding MQLQFFKSFWGLDGTLAEQVKRAAEAGYTGIETPPPSPEQAEAFGALLEQHGLAYIAQVFSSGDHIGSFSEQAAYAASFKPLLIVSHSARDSMTEAEQDRFFEAALETEARIAIPIGHETHRQRAMFTPWTTARLLRKFPELRITADFSHWMNVCESHLADQEEHLALAIERTLHIHGRIGYPEGPQVPHPSAPEYRTELEIYLGWWERIFEAKRLNGVLQATFTAEFGPPGYMHTLPFTNAPVADLWEVNQWMTDCVRERFFK
- a CDS encoding permease — protein: MIMEAIPFVLIGVLVSGVIQTFVTEAWIAKIMPRNVFLRTCFGCGIGLLFPSCECGIVPVTRRLVLKGMPLNAGVAFMLSGPIINPIVLFATFIAFGNDWRMVGIRAGLAIAVAFCVSLAVALIFRGSQLRQASETSGDVVAPVAAALEPSIRAVAKPSTRARLSSVVSHGIDEFFDVGKYLVIGAFLAAAMQTYIPTSYLLELGSDPLKASLVMIVLAFVMSVCSEADAFIASSFRSSFTVGSLSAFMVFGPMIDIKNTLMLLSAFRTRFVVALIALVAVFTVAGSLIVGRLFG
- a CDS encoding DMT family transporter, with the translated sequence MNPISQKPPVAPAIPLLVGMIAISFAPILVRYSDAPVAVQGMWRMLFTLVLMLPFAGGKQLRALRAIKPADWGLLLAAGFFLALHFLLWMASLSYTSIASSTLILSLEPVFVMIGAYFLFGDRLSRKALAGLVAALIGIAIVGAGDSSLSGDALKGDLLSLLGTVAVAVNMLLAKRILERVPSFLYSLVVFAVTAFCFYLYNVGTGADMAGYPSREWLVFAGLAIVPTVFGHLIFNWLLHYVKPATISMSVLAEPVGASILGLILFGEAIGNWQLIGGAFVIAGLTLYMRSEAEAYDLPAEQAS
- a CDS encoding Na+/H+ antiporter — its product is MEVFEIILFMLAIIALSNIVNRLLPAVPLPLVQIALGMTLAVLPIGHHLKLNPELFFVLFIAPLLFNDGQRTPRDELWELRVPILLMALGLVFATTVGVGYIIHAMIPSIPLPAAFGLAAILSPTDAVAVTSMAGRVSLPKRILRLLEGEALMNDASGLVAFKFAIAAAVTGSFSLINATGSFLLISLGGILCGTIVAALLIRLRLFLRRWGMEDVTVHMLILILTPFLIFLAAEELGLSGILAVVAGGVVHAVEKDRMESRMVKLQIVSKSTWSVILYVLNGLVFLLLGLQVPDVVNVIFFENPINNGIVIGYIAVIFVSLIVIRFLWVYLFWENRFSRNNGRSMREGLGMSMLTSLSGVRGAVTLAGAFSIPLVLDNGDAFPQRDLILFLAAGVILISLIVASVCLPLLTRSEDAGPTDEEEKLNAARIATIKAALRFLAESMNEDNRHASHAVIAQYEARMRRLSLHEEEQAEGIELAVGENEARLIGLQAERKEIARMFKAGEIPDYVANRFNDSFASLEEALSRRSRMRILLLSRGLRKLGAAIIKPKELEPRLDKSIIRKTKLKTCQAAIGAIRAQMKKENRKASLNVIGQYREIIRAISRKNEDPEDELLQRKLRQEIQLRAYQVERDEIQAMYERGEIKRDMANALRKTISYSEASILEGELA